A genomic segment from Corylus avellana chromosome ca5, CavTom2PMs-1.0 encodes:
- the LOC132183350 gene encoding F-box/kelch-repeat protein At5g15710: protein MDGIGESSESASAVSSSQLKSNGSFHEDDRSPKQVSPLRGGGSRNTSPLGRIGSRNTSPSRQKAIKTKPRGLDEERVATFGKAVHPDVQMEDSIWAMLPEDLLNEILARVPPFMIFRLHSVCKRWNSILQDSSFLKFHSQVSSHGPCLLTFWKNSQTPQCSVFSLPLKTWYKIPFTFLPQWAFWLVGSSGGLVCFSGLDGLTFKTLVCNPLTQTWRTLPSMHYNQQRQLIMVVDRTDRSFKVIATSDIYGDKSLPTEVYDSKLNTWSLHQVMPAVNLCSSKMAYCDSKLYLETLSPLGLMMYRMDASYWEHIPAKFPRSLLDGYLVAGTQKRLFLVGRIGLYSTLQSMRIWELDHAKVIWVEISRMPPKYFRALLRLSAERFECFGQDNLICFTSWNQGKGLLYDVDKKIWSWIAGCALQSYNSQVCFYEPRFDASIY from the coding sequence ATGGATGGTATTGGGGAATCTTCTGAATCTGCGTCTGCAGTATCCAGTTCTCAATTGAAGAGCAATGGGTCTTTTCATGAAGATGATAGGTCCCCTAAGCAAGTGTCACCTCTTAGGGGTGGTGGGTCAAGGAATACGAGTCCATTGGGGCGGATAGGATCAAGGAACACTAGCCCTTCAAGGCAGAAGGCGATCAAGACCAAACCACGTGGATTAGATGAGGAAAGGGTTGCTACATTTGGTAAAGCTGTTCACCCTGATGTTCAAATGGAAGATAGTATATGGGCAATGTTGCCCGAAGACTTGCTGAATGAGATTTTAGCTAGGGTTCCGCCGTTTATGATCTTTCGCCTACACTCTGTTTGTAAAAGGTGGAATTCGATTCTTCAAGATAGTAGTTTTCTTAAATTCCACTCACAAGTGTCATCTCATGGGCCTTGTCTTCTTACATTTTGGAAGAACTCTCAGACCCCACAATGCTCGGTCTTCAGCTTGCCTTTGAAAACGTGGTATAAGATTCCATTCACATTTTTGCCACAGTGGGCGTTCTGGTTGGTTGGTTCTTCAGGTGGTCTTGTTTGCTTTTCTGGGCTCGATGGGCTAACTTTCAAAACTTTAGTTTGTAATCCCCTCACGCAAACTTGGAGGACGTTGCCGAGCATGCATTATAATCAGCAAAGGCAACTGATCATGGTCGTTGATAGGACAGACCGATCATTTAAGGTAATAGCCACTAGTGATATTTATGGTGACAAATCATTACCCACTGAAGTATATGATTCCAAGCTTAACACTTGGTCACTTCACCAGGTAATGCCTGCAGTTAATCTTTGCTCCTCGAAGATGGCATATTGTGACTCCAAATTGTACTTGGAAACCCTTTCACCGCTTGGTCTGATGATGTATCGGATGGATGCGAGTTATTGGGAACACATTCCAGCTAAGTTCCCAAGGTCTTTGTTGGATGGTTATTTGGTTGCTGGAACCCAGAAGCGTCTCTTTCTAGTTGGAAGGATCGGTCTTTATAGTACGCTTCAGAGTATGAGAATTTGGGAATTGGACCATGCAAAAGTTATCTGGGTGGAGATTAGCAGGATGCCGCCAAAGTATTTTCGAGCTTTGTTGAGGTTATCAGCTGAGAGGTTTGAGTGCTTTGGTCAGGATAATTTGATCTGTTTCACATCTTGGAACCAAGGGAAGGGCCTTTTGTATGATGTGGATAAGAAGATTTGGTCCTGGATTGCTGGCTGTGCTCTTCAGTCATACAACAGCCAGGTTTGTTTCTATGAGCCAAGATTTGATGCTTCCATCTACTGA
- the LOC132183297 gene encoding GDSL esterase/lipase 7, with protein MSFIFLLIFLHSLSPMIHSLPLAPALYVFGDSMFDSGNNNILPTVAKADYPPYGVNFVKGVTGRFTNGRTVADFIAEFLGLPYAPPCISIISLSTPLTGLNYASGSCGILPETGNRLGKCLNLNEQIDLFERTVRSELPRHFKNPEELSDYLSKSIFIFSVGSNDYINNYLQPNMYSTSNRYPTQPFAQLLVDSLGQRFERLYNLGARKMVMFEIGPIGCIPSFTRQHYKQDGQCVEDTNQIVSFFNQRLPALLKYLAFTLQGSTFVLAQANFLAYDAITNPPKYGLMDSNNPCCITWANGTSGCIPLLTSCPNEYKHFFWDAYHLTEAACSLIATRCINDTSICTPFNIKELVQL; from the exons ATGTCATTCATTTTCTTGCTGATTTTCCTTCATAGTCTCTCTCCGATGATCCACAGTTTGCCACTGGCACCAGCATTATATGTTTTCGGAGATTCCATGTTCGATAGTGGCAATAACAACATCCTGCCCACCGTGGCCAAGGCAGATTATCCGCCTTATGGTGTAAACTTTGTCAAAGGAGTTACAGGAAGATTCACAAACGGTAGAACAGTCGCAGATTTTATAg CTGAGTTTCTTGGGCTGCCATATGCTCCACCATGTATCAGCATCATATCTCTATCAACTCCACTTACAGGTTTGAACTATGCGTCCGGATCATGTGGCATTCTTCCAGAAACTGGAAACCGACTT GGAAAATGCTTGAATTTAAATGAACAGATTGACTTGTTTGAGAGGACAGTTAGGTCAGAGTTGCCAAGGCATTTCAAAAACCCAGAGGAGCTCTCAGATTACTTGTCCAAATCTATATTTATATTCTCCGTTGGCAGCAACGACTACATCAACAACTACCTTCAACCCAATATGTACAGTACAAGCAACCGTTACCCTACCCAACCATTTGCCCAGCTCCTTGTCGATTCCCTGGGCCAGCGTTTTGAg AGGTTGTATAATTTAGGAGCCAGGAAGATGGTCATGTTTGAAATCGGCCCCATTGGATGCATCCCATCATTTACAAGGCAACATTATAAACAGGATGGACAATGTGTGGAAGACACCAATCAAATCGTCTCATTTTTTAATCAGAGACTCCCAGCGTTGCTCAAATATTTAGCATTCACTCTCCAGGGCTCAACCTTTGTCCTTGCCCAAGCTAATTTTCTTGCCTATGATGCAATAACAAATCCTCCCAAATATG GCTTAATGGACTCAAACAACCCATGTTGTATCACCTGGGCAAATGGGACTTCAGGATGCATTCCATTGCTGACTTCCTGCCCTAATGAATATAAACACTTCTTTTGGGATGCCTATCATCTTACTGAAGCTGCATGTTCTCTCATAGCAACACGATGCATCAATGACACATCAATTTGCACTCCATTCAACATTAAGGAGCTCGTACAATTGTGA